In a single window of the candidate division KSB1 bacterium genome:
- a CDS encoding alpha-N-arabinofuranosidase: MRLMTVLLVCGTVGVGGVIAASRPNRIVVNVDLGKEKISKYIYGHFAEHLGHCIYGGLWVGEDSPIPNTRGIRNDVIAALREIAPPVIRWPGGCFADTYHWRDGIGARDQRPCIVNTTWGGVTEDNSFGPHEFLDLCELLGAEPYICLNVGSGTVREAAEWVEYVNSNAQSPMTELRKRNGRQEPWNVKFWAVGNESWGCGGNMTPEFYADLFKQFSTYLRFGNLYRVASGGTDADYHWTEVLLQKTQKYPHLIQGYSFHYYTFCHGWDHKGSATEFTENDWFHTMKNTLLMEQRLERHIALMDQYDPENRIGLIADEWGNWFDVEPGTNPAFLFQQNTLRDAVTAALYLNIFNNHARRVKMACIAQTVNVLQAMLLTRGEQLVKTPTFYVFKMYKVHQDATLLPIDVTCQDYVFEGMGLPSLTASASRDSRGRIHVSLANINPNRALDVEIDLRGPQRPARVRGEIITSPAMNDYNDFGKPERVNIKPFSGWRLDGNTLAISLPGKSVVTLELD; this comes from the coding sequence ATGCGCCTCATGACAGTGCTCCTCGTGTGCGGCACAGTGGGTGTCGGCGGGGTGATTGCCGCAAGCAGGCCAAATAGGATCGTCGTCAACGTGGACCTCGGCAAAGAGAAGATCAGCAAGTACATCTATGGCCACTTCGCCGAACATCTGGGCCACTGCATCTATGGCGGCCTTTGGGTTGGCGAAGATTCCCCCATCCCCAATACGCGTGGCATCAGAAACGATGTGATTGCGGCGCTCAGGGAGATTGCCCCTCCGGTGATACGCTGGCCCGGGGGCTGCTTTGCCGATACTTACCACTGGAGAGATGGAATCGGGGCCAGAGACCAGCGGCCCTGCATCGTCAATACCACCTGGGGCGGAGTGACGGAGGACAACAGCTTCGGCCCCCACGAATTCCTTGATCTCTGTGAGCTGCTCGGTGCCGAGCCGTACATCTGCCTTAACGTCGGAAGCGGCACTGTACGAGAAGCAGCGGAGTGGGTGGAGTATGTGAACTCCAATGCCCAGAGTCCCATGACGGAGCTGCGCAAGAGGAACGGCCGCCAAGAGCCGTGGAACGTCAAGTTTTGGGCCGTGGGGAATGAGAGCTGGGGATGCGGGGGCAACATGACTCCGGAGTTCTATGCCGACCTGTTCAAGCAGTTCTCAACCTACTTGCGTTTCGGAAATCTCTATCGCGTGGCGAGCGGGGGAACCGATGCCGATTACCACTGGACTGAAGTCCTGCTCCAGAAGACGCAGAAGTACCCGCACCTGATCCAGGGCTACTCCTTTCATTACTACACGTTCTGCCATGGATGGGACCACAAGGGCTCCGCCACCGAATTCACCGAGAACGACTGGTTTCACACCATGAAGAACACCCTGCTTATGGAGCAGCGACTCGAACGACACATTGCCCTGATGGACCAGTATGACCCGGAAAACAGAATCGGCCTGATTGCCGACGAGTGGGGAAACTGGTTCGATGTGGAGCCTGGCACCAACCCTGCGTTCCTTTTCCAGCAGAACACCCTCCGTGACGCGGTGACAGCGGCACTCTACCTGAACATCTTCAACAACCACGCCCGAAGAGTCAAGATGGCCTGTATCGCGCAAACTGTCAATGTGCTGCAGGCGATGTTGCTCACCAGAGGCGAGCAGCTTGTCAAGACGCCCACCTTCTACGTGTTCAAGATGTACAAAGTCCATCAGGACGCCACCTTGCTGCCAATTGACGTGACATGCCAGGATTATGTGTTCGAGGGCATGGGGCTCCCAAGTCTGACCGCCTCGGCTTCTAGAGACAGCCGGGGCAGGATCCACGTGTCTCTCGCCAACATCAATCCCAATAGGGCCCTGGACGTTGAGATCGACTTGCGCGGCCCACAGCGGCCTGCACGTGTGCGAGGAGAAATCATCACCTCCCCAGCGATGAATGACTACAATGACTTTGGAAAACCGGAAAGGGTCAACATCAAGCCGTTCTCGGGGTGGCGATTGGACGGGAATACGCTTGCGATTTCCCTGCCAGGCAAGTCTGTCGTGACATTGGAGCTTGATTAG
- a CDS encoding DUF5597 domain-containing protein, which yields MKLERTVVAAALSMCVVAASVCGAGIPRLAKQGGVVQLLVDDKPFLILGGELGNSTASDLRALEAVWPKCAQLGMNTVLAPVYWEMLEPQEGVYDSVLVDSLLVQARRHGFRLVLLWFGSWKNSMSCYAPLWVKADPDRFPRARERCGRPLEILSPFYEANREADARAFRNLMAHLRKVDGNARTVVMVQVENEVGMIPDPRDYGEKATALFASEVPAPLIQYLVSHRENLRRELIDLWRGSGFRTSGTWEEVFGKGERAEELFMAWHLCRYVDEVAAAGKEEYPLPMFVNAALNRPGYRPGEYPSGGPVPHLLDIWRAGAQAIDFFAPDIYFADFANWCEKYTHAGNPLFVPEANRGDQAAVYALYAVGQHDALGFSPFAVESIADPGAHPLREAYRLLRELAPILPAHAGRGKRVGVLLSQDKQTVVVNFDPYALSVAHDFTFKWARRPENLTSWPEVGGLILRTAPDEFIVAGSGILVTFSFAEGTREIAGIAQIDEGTFVGGRFVPRRRLNGDESHQGRHLRIPSGQFGIQRVRLYRYW from the coding sequence ATGAAGCTCGAGCGAACGGTTGTTGCGGCAGCCTTGTCGATGTGTGTGGTAGCCGCAAGCGTTTGTGGAGCCGGAATCCCGCGCCTGGCCAAACAGGGTGGCGTTGTTCAGCTCCTCGTAGACGATAAACCATTCCTGATCCTCGGCGGCGAATTGGGCAATTCCACGGCCTCCGACCTGCGGGCACTGGAGGCTGTGTGGCCGAAATGCGCACAGCTGGGCATGAACACGGTGCTTGCGCCCGTGTATTGGGAAATGCTCGAGCCGCAGGAGGGGGTCTACGACTCTGTGTTGGTGGATAGTCTCCTTGTCCAGGCGCGTCGGCACGGCTTCCGTCTTGTCCTCCTGTGGTTCGGTTCGTGGAAAAACAGCATGTCTTGCTACGCTCCCCTCTGGGTGAAGGCCGACCCGGATCGCTTCCCGCGTGCCCGGGAGCGGTGCGGCCGGCCCCTGGAGATCCTTTCGCCATTTTATGAGGCGAACCGCGAGGCCGATGCCCGTGCCTTCCGCAACTTGATGGCTCACCTCCGCAAAGTTGACGGCAACGCCCGCACCGTGGTCATGGTCCAGGTAGAAAACGAGGTGGGAATGATACCTGACCCAAGGGACTACGGGGAGAAGGCAACCGCTCTGTTTGCCAGCGAGGTCCCCGCCCCATTGATTCAGTACCTGGTTTCCCATCGTGAAAACCTGCGTCGCGAGCTTATTGACTTATGGAGAGGCAGTGGGTTTCGCACCTCCGGGACGTGGGAAGAGGTGTTCGGCAAGGGAGAGCGGGCCGAGGAGCTTTTTATGGCTTGGCATCTGTGCCGGTACGTGGACGAGGTCGCGGCAGCCGGCAAAGAGGAGTACCCTCTTCCCATGTTCGTCAATGCTGCCCTGAACAGACCAGGATACCGGCCTGGAGAGTATCCAAGCGGCGGGCCTGTGCCGCACCTGTTGGACATTTGGCGAGCCGGTGCTCAGGCGATCGATTTCTTCGCTCCTGATATCTACTTCGCCGACTTTGCTAACTGGTGCGAGAAGTACACCCACGCCGGAAATCCGCTATTTGTGCCCGAGGCAAATCGAGGAGACCAGGCGGCCGTGTACGCACTTTATGCTGTTGGCCAGCACGATGCGCTCGGCTTTTCCCCGTTTGCTGTTGAGTCCATCGCTGATCCAGGCGCGCACCCATTGCGTGAGGCCTACAGGCTCCTGCGCGAGTTGGCTCCGATTTTGCCTGCCCACGCCGGCCGGGGAAAGCGGGTAGGAGTGTTGCTGAGCCAGGACAAACAGACAGTGGTTGTCAATTTCGACCCCTATGCCCTGAGCGTGGCGCATGACTTTACCTTCAAGTGGGCAAGGCGGCCGGAGAACCTGACCTCCTGGCCAGAAGTCGGGGGGCTAATCCTCAGGACAGCTCCTGATGAGTTCATCGTCGCCGGCAGCGGCATCCTCGTCACCTTCTCTTTTGCAGAAGGAACGAGGGAGATTGCGGGGATCGCCCAGATCGATGAAGGGACCTTCGTCGGAGGTCGGTTTGTGCCGCGCCGTCGACTGAACGGGGACGAGAGCCATCAGGGCAGGCACCTGCGCATCCCCTCTGGCCAGTTTGGCATCCAGCGGGTACGCCTGTACCGGTACTGGTGA
- a CDS encoding alpha/beta hydrolase: MSRSRVATLIVVLLWSALLLAQGQQPLADPWVDYVAGEYDIVPDITYHTANNVDLKLDLYVSKDRSRLRPAVLLFHGGGWVAGQKERNVLQLLPYLRLGWVAVNIEYRIARNSLAPAAVEDCRCALRWVWSHAAEYGIDRSKLVLTGGSAGGHLALITGMLPQYSQFDRQCPTDGNMRWSDAQEPAAAVAAIVNWYGITDVAELLQGPNAKHYAIEWFGSMREREQLAREVSPISYVRKGLPPIITIHGSEDNVVPYAQATRLHAALDAAGVPNKLVTVTGGKHGGFDRKTMIECFTEIREFLRKHGLVAQ; this comes from the coding sequence ATGAGTCGATCGCGAGTCGCCACGTTGATCGTCGTGCTCCTGTGGAGTGCATTGCTTCTGGCCCAAGGGCAACAGCCACTTGCTGACCCCTGGGTCGACTACGTCGCCGGTGAGTACGACATCGTACCTGATATCACCTACCACACTGCCAACAATGTCGACCTGAAGCTGGACCTGTACGTATCGAAGGACCGGTCAAGGCTGCGGCCGGCGGTGTTGCTGTTTCACGGCGGCGGATGGGTGGCTGGGCAGAAGGAGAGGAATGTGTTGCAGCTGCTGCCCTATTTGCGTTTGGGGTGGGTGGCAGTGAACATCGAATACCGCATTGCCCGGAACTCTTTGGCCCCTGCGGCGGTGGAAGACTGCCGCTGTGCGCTGCGGTGGGTGTGGAGCCACGCCGCAGAGTACGGCATCGACCGCAGCAAGCTTGTGCTGACCGGAGGCTCGGCCGGCGGGCATCTGGCGCTCATCACCGGCATGTTGCCACAGTATTCTCAGTTCGACCGTCAGTGCCCAACCGATGGCAATATGCGCTGGAGCGATGCACAGGAACCGGCAGCGGCGGTGGCCGCCATCGTCAATTGGTACGGCATCACCGACGTGGCGGAGCTGCTCCAAGGGCCTAACGCCAAGCACTATGCGATCGAATGGTTTGGCAGCATGAGGGAACGTGAGCAGTTGGCGCGGGAGGTATCGCCCATTTCCTACGTGCGCAAAGGCCTGCCGCCGATCATCACCATCCATGGCAGTGAAGACAACGTCGTCCCCTACGCACAGGCCACCCGCCTCCATGCTGCGCTGGATGCAGCCGGTGTGCCCAATAAGCTGGTGACCGTCACGGGGGGCAAACACGGCGGCTTTGACCGGAAAACGATGATTGAGTGCTTCACGGAGATTCGTGAGTTCTTGCGCAAGCACGGACTTGTGGCGCAGTGA
- a CDS encoding endo-1,4-beta-xylanase: MKFLLCSRFSWKRHSFGQFHWRRALRMGVVVFLCALFPLRTIAQPLAQGKSKFLGAASGRDVYRNFDKYFNQITPGNDGKWGSVEYTRGQYNWSNLDRIYEYAMSKGILFKEHTLVWGQQQPSWIASLDSSGQRQAVEEWMRRIGERYPQMALVDVVNEPFHAPPVYKNALGGDGATGWDWVITAFELARRYCPPQAKLLLNEYNILHSNSETTRYMNLVSLLKARGLIDGIGIQGHYFEFRGSTYVYDINVIKANLDRLATLGLPIYITEFDIDEQDNTVQLQQYKIYFPIFWNHPAVKGMTFWGYYEYDVWTAHPYTFLIDYSGRERPAMQWLKTYVRSPFPPLVISPNGVVNVPRNPLLTWHTSETAGEYRVQLSVTSTFGSLVADTVVCDTVAQVTGLAANQRYFWRVCGINQYGSSDYSAVASFMTGDYFSRIDGTATGKADFALLQNYPNPFNPETTIEFAVARECPVQLKVYNLLGQEVVTLVNRTLPAGRYRVRMSSQELKAGIYFYKMTAGSFSKTRRMVVLE; this comes from the coding sequence ATGAAGTTTCTTTTGTGCTCGCGTTTCAGTTGGAAGCGTCACAGTTTCGGGCAGTTCCATTGGCGTCGGGCACTGAGGATGGGGGTGGTTGTCTTCCTTTGCGCGCTGTTCCCCTTGCGGACTATTGCCCAGCCACTTGCCCAAGGGAAAAGTAAATTCCTCGGCGCGGCAAGCGGGCGCGACGTCTACCGCAACTTTGACAAGTACTTCAACCAGATCACCCCTGGCAACGACGGCAAGTGGGGATCGGTCGAGTATACCCGTGGTCAGTACAACTGGAGTAACCTGGATCGCATCTATGAATACGCCATGAGCAAGGGGATCCTGTTCAAAGAACACACCTTGGTCTGGGGGCAGCAGCAGCCTTCATGGATTGCCTCGCTGGACTCGTCAGGGCAGAGGCAGGCAGTGGAGGAATGGATGCGCCGCATAGGCGAACGCTACCCGCAGATGGCATTGGTTGACGTCGTGAACGAGCCCTTTCATGCACCGCCGGTATACAAGAACGCGCTCGGGGGAGACGGGGCGACGGGGTGGGACTGGGTCATTACCGCCTTTGAGCTTGCGCGGCGCTACTGTCCGCCACAAGCGAAGTTGCTCCTGAACGAGTACAACATCCTGCATTCAAACTCAGAGACGACAAGGTACATGAACCTGGTCAGTTTGCTGAAGGCGAGGGGACTGATCGACGGCATCGGCATCCAGGGGCACTACTTTGAGTTTCGCGGCAGTACGTATGTCTACGACATCAACGTCATCAAGGCCAACCTCGACCGCCTTGCGACGTTGGGACTCCCCATCTACATCACCGAGTTCGACATCGATGAGCAGGACAACACCGTCCAGCTCCAGCAGTACAAGATTTACTTCCCGATCTTCTGGAATCATCCTGCGGTGAAGGGAATGACCTTTTGGGGCTACTACGAGTATGATGTGTGGACTGCGCATCCCTATACCTTTCTGATCGACTACAGTGGCAGGGAGCGACCGGCCATGCAGTGGCTAAAGACGTATGTGCGCAGTCCATTCCCGCCGCTGGTCATCTCCCCCAACGGTGTGGTCAACGTTCCTCGCAATCCGCTGCTCACTTGGCACACGTCCGAGACAGCCGGAGAGTATCGGGTTCAGTTGTCGGTGACGAGCACGTTTGGCAGCCTGGTGGCGGACACGGTGGTTTGCGACACGGTTGCCCAGGTCACTGGGCTTGCCGCGAACCAGCGCTACTTCTGGCGCGTGTGCGGTATCAATCAGTACGGCAGCAGCGACTACTCGGCAGTGGCAAGCTTTATGACCGGCGACTACTTTTCACGAATCGATGGCACGGCTACCGGCAAGGCTGATTTTGCACTGTTGCAGAACTACCCCAATCCGTTCAATCCGGAGACAACGATCGAGTTCGCCGTAGCGCGGGAGTGCCCTGTGCAGCTCAAGGTCTACAACCTGTTAGGGCAGGAGGTGGTGACACTGGTGAACAGGACGCTGCCCGCTGGCAGGTACAGGGTTCGGATGTCATCCCAGGAGCTAAAGGCCGGCATCTACTTTTACAAGATGACGGCGGGCAGCTTTTCCAAGACGAGGAGGATGGTGGTTCTTGAATAG
- a CDS encoding right-handed parallel beta-helix repeat-containing protein has protein sequence MIGHGDHNCFNLRLRTFTLSLLAIFCGVPLLAQPSGGPYGPLRQSYTIPQVKGRIYYVAPDGKADAVGSSLSSPTTIESAIVRAKTGEAIVLRGGIYRTGRLLFNQGIIIQPYLDEQPILKGTYVATDWQSLGNGLWVTKWPYLFPSRPAEWWNRNREGKVTPLHRFNNDMVFVDGRFLQSAGWEGEVDENSFYIDYESGRLYIGVDPTGREVEITAFDVALLRTTGEVHGKKPDRRGPKIRGITFTQYAFRALEVEGAFPEGPADEASFGKDVVGTLLENCTISYCSRVGAYLKGDSLTIRHCRVSDTSTEGLYIMSSNDVLLERNIFTRNNIERITGYYPAAVKIFNQCHRVTCRDNLVVDLPYSNGIWYDVGNVDGRFLNNWVENVGSTKGQFPIERPWPSNNGFFFEISKGAICAGNLFVNCDHGLWVLNSSDVQIYNNTFVNSTACISRNARRAAGDPFGWHPSTGPDVDKRHGHVLVNNLLYANEGFERPLLYVWQPTALCERLKDSQVRAMDHNVFVTTSSRVRLPLVVWGPEKTDSCYLVYDSFASFQEAHPEYAVQTWHLSGYRGQLFKSLELGDYRPLEEHPGAPPGRKLPAEVVKLLGTERGYIGAFPPVRAEF, from the coding sequence ATGATAGGACATGGTGACCACAATTGTTTCAACCTTCGCTTGAGGACTTTCACGTTGTCGCTTCTGGCCATCTTCTGCGGCGTGCCGCTATTGGCTCAGCCCAGTGGCGGGCCGTATGGCCCCTTGCGGCAGTCCTACACCATCCCGCAAGTCAAGGGAAGGATCTACTACGTTGCCCCTGACGGCAAGGCAGATGCCGTCGGCAGTAGTTTGTCCTCACCCACTACTATCGAGTCGGCGATTGTACGTGCCAAGACCGGTGAGGCCATCGTCCTCCGCGGTGGCATCTACCGTACCGGCAGGCTTCTCTTCAACCAGGGGATAATCATTCAGCCCTACCTCGATGAGCAACCGATACTGAAAGGCACGTATGTGGCCACCGACTGGCAAAGCCTCGGTAACGGTCTTTGGGTCACGAAATGGCCCTATCTGTTTCCTTCTCGTCCGGCCGAATGGTGGAACCGTAACCGCGAGGGCAAGGTGACGCCGCTGCACCGCTTCAACAACGACATGGTGTTTGTCGACGGCAGGTTCTTGCAATCGGCGGGCTGGGAAGGAGAGGTCGACGAGAACAGCTTCTACATCGACTACGAGAGCGGGAGACTCTACATCGGCGTCGACCCCACAGGCAGGGAAGTGGAAATCACCGCGTTCGATGTCGCGCTCTTGCGGACGACAGGAGAGGTTCATGGCAAGAAACCAGACCGAAGGGGGCCGAAGATACGAGGCATCACCTTCACGCAATATGCGTTTCGTGCCTTAGAGGTGGAAGGCGCCTTCCCCGAAGGCCCCGCCGATGAAGCGAGCTTCGGCAAAGACGTGGTTGGCACGCTTTTGGAAAACTGCACCATTTCCTACTGTTCCCGCGTGGGTGCCTACCTCAAAGGAGACTCGCTCACGATTCGACACTGCCGCGTCAGCGACACGAGCACCGAAGGCCTGTACATCATGAGTTCCAATGACGTGCTCCTCGAAAGGAACATCTTCACTCGCAACAACATTGAAAGGATAACAGGCTATTACCCTGCGGCTGTCAAGATCTTTAACCAGTGTCATCGCGTCACGTGCCGTGACAATTTGGTTGTCGATCTACCCTATTCCAATGGCATCTGGTATGATGTGGGCAACGTCGATGGGCGGTTTCTGAACAATTGGGTAGAGAATGTCGGAAGCACGAAGGGCCAGTTCCCAATTGAGCGCCCCTGGCCGAGCAACAACGGGTTCTTCTTTGAGATTTCTAAAGGGGCAATATGTGCAGGGAACCTGTTTGTCAATTGCGACCACGGGCTGTGGGTGCTTAACAGCTCCGATGTGCAGATCTACAACAACACCTTTGTAAACAGTACCGCCTGCATCTCGCGCAATGCGCGGCGTGCGGCCGGCGACCCATTCGGCTGGCATCCCAGTACCGGGCCTGACGTGGACAAGCGACATGGGCATGTTCTTGTGAACAACCTGCTTTATGCGAACGAGGGTTTCGAGCGTCCGCTGCTCTACGTGTGGCAGCCGACAGCGTTGTGCGAACGCCTGAAGGACTCGCAGGTGCGCGCCATGGACCACAACGTGTTCGTCACCACCTCGTCGCGCGTGAGGTTGCCACTGGTCGTGTGGGGGCCGGAGAAGACCGACAGTTGCTACCTGGTCTACGACTCATTTGCTTCGTTCCAAGAGGCGCACCCGGAATATGCCGTGCAGACTTGGCATCTGTCTGGATATCGCGGACAGCTTTTCAAGAGCCTTGAATTGGGCGACTACCGGCCCCTGGAGGAGCATCCAGGGGCTCCTCCGGGGCGAAAACTGCCCGCGGAGGTAGTAAAGTTGCTCGGCACAGAGAGGGGCTACATCGGCGCGTTTCCCCCTGTGCGCGCGGAGTTTTGA
- a CDS encoding endo-1,4-beta-xylanase codes for MSAHQTASIRSRQWLWSTLAVLLLYLHAFAQVDTVQTNVPRLRGVYAHDFYIGCLLSYRHIGFPDDPYVPGQSSVVARHGGELIEFHMNSMSPGNNMKPQYTVDIAASAAAYNNATSQAARDSIDVHPIIRFNGDLIAQLNWAKRQGFTFRGHTLVWHSQTPAAFFRSGYSEAGPRLTKEKMTERMEHYIREVIRLLHEGWPGLLSAMDVVNEAVLDNGQDRTDSEWFRTFGDNSYIMKAFELTRKYCLAYGETQMKLYYNDYNTHLAAKANGIVRLCGPMFAAGYLDGIGMQEHDALTSPTAEQWIASYQKFDPICHEMAVTELDVTTGYAQPPMEVLRQQANQYGQLFKCFVERSYFSGRGKIISVSKDGLNDQYTFKTNQSSSLWDANNQCKPAFFAVVAVGTYYNGLDSLVARAAALKEEDFSPQSWADFAEALSRARNAMTRNYSYTTSAADTLEAAFVALKASMDALQPASAVRLASERYPRQFSLKPSYPNPFKGGTAISYRLLLTSEVCVRIFDLRGKEVATLVHELQGPGDYVVRFDGSSLPSGTYLCHMKAGDRVETQKLTVVR; via the coding sequence ATGAGCGCGCACCAGACCGCATCAATTCGTTCAAGACAGTGGTTGTGGTCGACGTTGGCCGTACTGCTGCTTTACCTCCATGCGTTCGCGCAAGTGGACACAGTACAGACCAACGTTCCCCGGCTGCGGGGAGTATACGCTCACGACTTTTACATCGGCTGTCTCCTGTCCTATCGGCACATCGGTTTTCCCGATGACCCTTACGTGCCGGGCCAGTCGTCCGTGGTCGCGCGCCATGGCGGGGAGCTGATAGAGTTTCACATGAACAGCATGAGCCCCGGCAACAACATGAAGCCGCAATACACGGTGGACATCGCCGCCAGCGCAGCAGCCTACAACAACGCCACCAGCCAGGCGGCACGCGATTCGATCGATGTGCACCCGATCATTCGCTTCAATGGCGACCTGATTGCGCAACTTAACTGGGCCAAGCGGCAGGGGTTCACTTTCAGAGGCCACACCTTAGTGTGGCACAGTCAGACGCCTGCTGCCTTCTTTCGCTCCGGCTATTCAGAGGCGGGCCCACGCCTGACCAAAGAAAAGATGACCGAGCGGATGGAACACTACATTCGTGAAGTCATCCGCCTCCTCCACGAAGGCTGGCCGGGGTTGCTGTCGGCCATGGATGTGGTCAATGAAGCCGTGTTAGATAACGGCCAGGACAGGACGGACAGTGAGTGGTTCCGCACCTTTGGGGACAATAGCTACATCATGAAGGCATTTGAACTCACGCGCAAATACTGCCTGGCCTATGGCGAAACGCAAATGAAGCTCTACTACAACGACTACAACACCCACCTTGCCGCGAAAGCAAACGGAATCGTGCGCCTGTGCGGCCCGATGTTTGCAGCAGGCTACCTCGACGGCATCGGCATGCAGGAGCATGACGCCTTGACCTCTCCAACTGCCGAACAGTGGATTGCCTCTTACCAGAAGTTCGACCCGATCTGCCACGAAATGGCGGTGACTGAGCTTGATGTCACCACAGGCTACGCCCAGCCACCGATGGAGGTGCTGCGCCAGCAGGCCAATCAGTACGGGCAACTTTTCAAGTGTTTTGTGGAGCGGAGCTACTTCTCTGGCAGGGGGAAGATCATCAGCGTGTCCAAGGATGGCCTCAACGACCAGTACACTTTCAAGACCAATCAGTCTTCGTCGCTGTGGGATGCCAATAACCAATGCAAACCGGCCTTCTTTGCCGTAGTGGCTGTAGGGACCTACTACAACGGGCTTGATTCTCTGGTGGCTCGGGCCGCTGCTCTGAAGGAGGAGGACTTTTCACCTCAAAGCTGGGCGGATTTCGCAGAGGCGCTTTCCAGGGCGCGGAACGCGATGACTCGCAATTACTCCTACACGACCTCCGCTGCCGATACCCTTGAGGCTGCTTTCGTGGCCCTGAAGGCTTCTATGGATGCTCTGCAACCGGCAAGCGCCGTGAGGTTGGCCAGCGAGCGATATCCCCGGCAGTTCTCCCTCAAGCCGAGCTATCCCAATCCATTTAAAGGGGGCACGGCGATTAGTTACCGTCTGCTCCTCACCAGCGAGGTATGTGTCAGGATTTTTGACCTCCGTGGAAAAGAAGTCGCTACGTTGGTTCACGAGCTCCAGGGTCCAGGTGACTATGTGGTGAGATTCGACGGCAGCAGTCTGCCCAGCGGCACGTATCTGTGTCACATGAAAGCGGGCGATCGTGTGGAGACCCAAAAGCTGACAGTCGTCAGATGA